DNA from Fusobacterium sp. DD2:
CAATTTTAATAAATATAAATAAAAATTATGGAGAAGACGGAGTAAAAAGTTTAGGAAAGGCACTTCTTGAAAATCTTCATCCTGCACAGATGGTAAAGTCAGATAAGATGAAGGTAAATACTCCTACAGTTACAATTATGCCTTATTTCTTTACTAAGATGATAAAGGAAAATGGACCTATGGTTGCAGTATGGCCAGAAGATGGAGCTATTATATCACCTATATTTATGCTTAGTAAAAAGTCTAAACAGCAACAGATTCAGAAGATAGTAGATTTTCTATCTGGTAAAAAAGTTGGAGAAGTACTCTCACATCAAGGATTGTTCCCAAGTATAAATCCTGAAGTAGATAATAATATGGATGGAAAGATATTTATGTGGTGCGGTTGGGATTATATCCATGATAATAATGTTGGAGAAATTCTTGAAAGATGTAAAGAAATATTCTTTGAAAGTGCTAAGGAGGAATAAAAAATGAATTTAATAACAATATCAGGACCACCATCTTCAGGAAAGACATCTCTTATATTAAAAACGGCAGAGAGTTTTAAAAGAAGAGGAATAAAGGTTGGAGTAGTGAAATTTGACTGTCTGTATACAGATGATGATAAATTGTATGAGAAAAATGGAATACCTGTAAAAAAAGGTCTTTCAGGATCTTTATGTCCTGACCACTTCTTTGTAAGTAACATAGAAGAGGTTGTAAAATGGGGGATAGCAGAAAATCTGGATATTTTAATAACAGAAAGTGCAGGACTTTGTAACAGATGTTCTCCCTATATAAAGGATATAAAAGCTGTGTGTGTAATTGATAATTTAAGTGGAATAAATACACCTAAGAAGATAGGACCTATGATAAAAATGGCGGATATAGTAGTAATTACAAAGGGAGATATAGTATCTCAGGCAGAGCGTGAGGTCTTTGCTTCAAGAGTTATGTCTGTAAATCCTAAAGCAGTTATAATGCATGTGAATGGATTAAATGGACAGGGAGCTTATGAGTTTGGAATGCTTTTATGTGATAATGTTGAAGAGATAAGAAGTATAAAAGGAAAAGAACTAAGATTTCCTATGCCATCAGCACTTTGTTCATATTGCTTAGGAGAGACACGTATTGGTGAAGAGCATCAGATGGGAAATGTAAGAAAGATGAATTTAGGTTGTGAGTGTAAGGGGGCAAAAGATGAAAAATAGTTTTTTAATGGATACAAAGCTTGAAAAAGTACTTATAAAATACCCTTTTATTGAAGATTATTTAAAAGATAACTTAATTGATATAATACCAGCTAAATCTATCAGAGAGATACTTAAAACTTATGATGATGACAAGCTGGAAGAAAAAGCTATAAATATAGATAAATTTTCTGAAAATATTGAAAGTTATACAAAACAGATGATAGAGCTTTTAGGCTTAGATGAAGATACAGTGGAGAGCATGACTATAATTGCTGGTGT
Protein-coding regions in this window:
- a CDS encoding GTP-binding protein — encoded protein: MNLITISGPPSSGKTSLILKTAESFKRRGIKVGVVKFDCLYTDDDKLYEKNGIPVKKGLSGSLCPDHFFVSNIEEVVKWGIAENLDILITESAGLCNRCSPYIKDIKAVCVIDNLSGINTPKKIGPMIKMADIVVITKGDIVSQAEREVFASRVMSVNPKAVIMHVNGLNGQGAYEFGMLLCDNVEEIRSIKGKELRFPMPSALCSYCLGETRIGEEHQMGNVRKMNLGCECKGAKDEK